One region of Candidatus Bathyarchaeota archaeon genomic DNA includes:
- a CDS encoding V-type ATP synthase subunit E family protein encodes MTKNISSMQDEIQRRAQQESEKILSEAKKEAQKIINSSKNRSEKIRTEKIKPEAATMRRKIIGSAELDGRKAIINAKEEILSKVFVFTKERLQKIAQGKDKDVNYEEIIFNMIKEAASEIDEVKLLISANKTDHSYLPSKLSSIKQELDKELNRKFDLEIIKEPHDYIGGIIVYNADKTKSYNNTIEGRLLELQSRMRGRISKDLFGK; translated from the coding sequence TGCAAGATGAAATACAACGAAGGGCTCAACAGGAATCGGAGAAAATTCTATCTGAAGCAAAGAAAGAAGCTCAAAAGATTATTAACTCTTCTAAGAACAGATCTGAAAAGATCCGCACGGAAAAAATTAAACCAGAAGCCGCAACTATGAGACGAAAGATAATCGGCTCAGCTGAGCTTGATGGTAGAAAAGCGATCATTAATGCTAAGGAGGAAATTCTCTCAAAAGTATTCGTTTTTACTAAAGAAAGACTACAGAAGATCGCTCAAGGTAAGGATAAAGACGTCAATTATGAAGAGATTATCTTCAATATGATAAAAGAAGCAGCATCGGAAATCGATGAAGTTAAATTGCTGATATCAGCAAATAAAACCGATCATTCTTATCTACCTTCCAAACTAAGCTCAATAAAACAGGAACTTGACAAAGAACTCAATCGCAAATTTGATTTGGAAATAATAAAAGAGCCTCATGATTACATCGGAGGCATTATTGTTTATAATGCCGATAAGACAAAAAGCTACAACAATACCATTGAAGGAAGGCTCTTAGAACTTCAAAGTAGAATGAGAGGCAGAATAAGTAAAGATCTATTTGGTAAATAA